TGAGGCCCAGCCGCTTCCTCCCCAGCAGGTGGTCGAGGAGCGGGCGCACGAGCAGGTCGAAGTCGGTGATGGCCGCCGCGGGGTTCCCCGACAGCCCGATGACCAGGCGGCCGTCCAGCAGCCCGGCGCAGACGGGCGTGCCGGGCTTGATGCTCACCCGCCAGAACAGCTGCTCCGCCCCGAGGACGGCCAGCGCCTCCTTCACCACATCGAACTGGCCTACGGAGACCCCGCCGGTCGTGATCAACAGGTCGCAGCCATGCGATTGTCCGAGCGCGCGGGCGATCACGTCGGTGACGTCACGCGCAATGCCCAGCATCACCGGCTCACCGCCCGCCGCACGCACCAGGGCCGCCATTCCGGGCCCGTTGGAGTTGCGGATCTGGCCGTGGCCGGGCACCTCCCCGACCCCGACGAGCTCGTCGCCCGTGCTGAGGATGCCCACCCGGGGCCTCGCGTAGACCGGGACGCGCTCGATGCCCAGCGCAGCCAGCAGGTTGATCTCCTGCGGGCGGATGAGCTGGCCCGCAGTGAGGACCACCTGTCCCTCCTGCACGTCTTCGCCGATCGGGGCCACGTTCTCCATCGGCGGCACGGGGCGGAAGATGCGCACGCCCTCGTCCGTCACCCGGACTTCCTCGAGCCGGATGACGGCGTCGGCCCCCTTCGGGAGCGCACCGCCGGTCATGATCGCCACCGTGGTACCGGGGGCCAGCTCGTCCTCCAGGGGGTGCCCCGCCGGGATGACGCCGACGAGCGGCAGGGTCACGGGCACCTCCCGGGTAGCGCCGAGCGTGTCTTGTGAGCGGACGGCATAGCCGTCCATGCCGGAGCGGGGGAAGGGCGGCAGCGGCTCCGGCGCCCGCATGTCCTCAGCCAGGACCAGGCCCAGGGCGTCGGCCAGCGCCAGCCTTTCCACGCGGCGCGGGGGAGCGTGTTCCAGGAGCAGCGCACGAGCTTCCTCAAGCCTGAGCAATGCGGTCACCCTTTCGCTAACCCTTCTTGTCCGATTCCGGGTCCTTGGGCTCTTCAGACTCAGGCTCGTCGCCCCGGGCGCTCTTCATCGAGCTCCGGAACTCGCGGATCGTATCACCAATCGACTTCCCTAACTGCGGGAGCTTCGAGGGTCCGAAGATTAGCAGAAGCACGATAACGATCAGTGCGATCTCCATCGGGCCGATTCGCTGCAGCATTCCTTACGCCTCCTATCTTCGGAGCAAACGCTGTTCCACGAAGTCTGCGATGGCCGGGATGTCGTTCCAGTCGAACCGGGGCCGGTCCGTCTCCACCGGGAGGTCGCCGGCCACGGCCAGCAGCGAGGGGTCGTCGCCGCAGAGCAGCCGGCCCTCGTTCCTGGCACTGCTGAAGATCTCGATCTTGGCGAAGCGCTCGCGCTTGAAGCCTTCCGTGATGACGATGTCCACCGGTCCCAGCAGCGCGATGGCGTCCGCTGCGCTGAACCGATCCGCATCGACCGACCGCACCAGCCCGATCTGGCCGGGGCCGATGATGCAGACGGCCCGGGCACCCGCCTGCCTGTGCCGCCAGGTGTCCTTTCCCTCATGGTCCATCTGAAAACCGTGCACGTCGTGCTTCAGGGTGCCAACGCTCCAGCCGCGCCGGGTGAGCTCCGCCACCAGGCGCTCCACAAGGGTCGTCTTGCCGCACTTGCCGCAGCCGACCACCGAAAGCACAGGGGGCATGGCCATGATGTCTCTCTCCGCCTTCCTCGCCACTGTCAGGTTAATGTTACCCCGTTGTGGGCTTCCGGGCCATCGGGCGCGGGGCCATGACCGATTAGCCCAAAATGAGGGCTGCGTTGTGGGGGGCGTGCGCATGCTAAGGCGGTGAGGAGGTGACCCGATGTCGCGCAAGGGAGAGCGCAACCAGAGGCTGCAGGCGGGGAAGGCCAACCGGCGGGAACGCGGTTTCCTCCCCAGCATGGAGGGCGCGGCCAAGGCGCAGTTCGACGACCCTGAGGAGGCAAAGCGGAAGACGCTCCACGTGCCCGACCCGGCGGACCGGTGGCCTGACTAGCGCACCCTCCCTCCATCCCCCGCATTGGATGGAGGGAGGTGACGCGCAGATGTATGTGACGACAGTGGCGCCGGGCGAGAGCCTGGCGCAGGTCGCCCGGCGCACCGGCGTGACGGTCGAGGCGCTGGCCGGCGCGAACGGCCTCGGGACCGACGGCAGGGTGACGCCCGGGCTCGCGCTCGTCGTGCCCTCCAACCAGTACGTGGTGCAGGCGGGCGACACGCTGTTCAGCATCGCCCGGCTGAGCGGGCTGACCGTGGCCGAGCTCCGCCGCGCCAACCCGGGCCTCCCGCAGGTGCTGTACCCGGGCAGGCGGCTTCGCATCCCCGATCCCCCGCGGCGCGCCGCCGAGGTGATCGGCTACCTGCCCCTCACCGACCCCGGCGTCACGGCAGACGACGTCGCTCCCTGGCGGGGCGGGCTCACCTGGGTGGCGCTCTTCTCCCACCTGATCGACGGCGAGGGCAACCTGCCGCCCATCGACGACGCGGCGGCGATCACGGCCGCCCGCGCGGCCGGCGCGCAGCCGCTGCTCTCCATCGCCAACATGGAGCCGGGCGGTGCATTCAGCCCCGAGTTCGCCAGGCGGATCATCACGGTGCCCGAGGTCCGCGAGCGCACGATCGCCAGCGTCGTCCGCCTCCTGAACGAGAAGGGCTACGCGGGCGTCGACGCCGACATCGAGAACATCGATGCGGACCTGCGGCAGGGCTACGTCGACTTCCTCCGCGAGCTGAAGCAGCGAATCGGGGACCGGCTCCTCAACGTGGCCGTGCCCCCGAAGTACGACGAGCAGACCTTCGCCTACGCCCGGGGGCACGACTACGCCGGGATCGGGCGCGTGGCGGACCGGGTGTACATCATGAACTACGAGTTCAGCTGGGTGGGGGGCCCGCCCGGGCCCATCGCGCCGCTGCCGCAGTACCGCCGGGTGCTGCTGTACGCCGCCAGCCTCATCGACCGGGCCAAGCTCCTCGCCGGCATCTCCACGACCGCATACGACTGGGAGCTGCCCGATACGCCGGAGAACCGCGCCCGACCGCTGTCGCACGACGCAGCCGTTGCACTGGCCATCGAGCGGGGCGTTCCGATCCGGTACAGCGAGCCCCAGGCCTCGCCGTGGTTCCGCTATACGGATGGCAGCGTGGAACGGGAGGTCTGGTTCGAGGATGCGCGCAGCCTTCTGGCCAAATTCGCCGTCATCCGCGAGCTGGGCCTCAGGGGATACGGCATCTGGCACCTGGGCGCACGGAACTCCGGTCTCATCACCCTGAGCCGGATGCTGTTCACGGTGAGCGGCGGGTAGGCCGGATACGACCCACGAGCCAGTCAGGCCCCGCCCGGCGTTCGCCGCGGCGGGGCTCATCTGAGCTCAGCTCCCCGTGCTCGTGTAGTTGCGCGTGCCCAGCTGCCAGAACCCGTATGCGGCCGCGATGGAGGCCAGACCCACCGCCGGGGTGGCCCAGGCCAGCGCGGGAACCGGCAGCTGCGCCACCCGGTCCAGCAGGACGTGCGCGGGGAAGAAATTGATGAAGGCGAAGGGGACGAGCACGGTGAGCACCACCTGCATCGCCCGGTGGTAGATGGAGATGGGGTAGTTGATCAGCTGCCGTGCCGGGAAGACGAGGTTCCAGTAAAAGGTGTAGGTGCGGGTCGTCCAGAAGGCCAGGGTCGCCGTGGCGATGAGGGCCGCGCCCAGGATCAGGCCTCCGCCCAGCGCGGTGAGCAGCAGGTAGGCCAGCTTCACGGCGGTGAGGCGCACGCCGGCCACCCGCACCGCGAAGATGAATGCGGCGATGGAGAAGACGAACTGGCCCATGCCGTTGATGGGCGACTGGCTGCCGAGGACGGTGAGCAGCGGGTTGATGGGCCTGAGCAGGGCCCGGTCGTAAGTGCCCATCCGCACCTGCTCCTCAAAGCCCACCAGGCTCCAGAAGAACGAGACCGACACGCCCCAGGCCAGGATGGCGAGGGCGTAAAGCAGGACGATCTCCTCCAGGCGCCAGCCGCCCACGGTATTGAAGCGCTGCGTGAGCCAGTAGAGCGCCACGAACTGTCCCCCGTAGGTCAGCACCATGGAGATGATGTGGGCGACGAAGTTGGCCCGGTACTGCATCCGCGCCCGGGCCTGGGCCAGCGCCATCCGGCAGTAGCACGACAGGTTGTGCCGCAGGTCCATCGCTATCCCCCCTGCATCGTCAGTCTCCGCTGCCCTGCGGTCCACATCGCCCAGAGCACCGCGACCGCCGCCAGCGCCCACGCCAGCTGCAGGCCGAGCGCCCGCAGGAGTTCGGCTCCCGACAGCGTTCCGGCGAGGATGGCCGAGGGCACGAAGAAGGTGCCCGCGAAGGGGAGGTACGACGCCAGGGCCCCGGCCCACGCCGGCAGGTAGTAGAGCGGGATGAACTCGCCGGAGAAGAGGGAGCTCATCAGCTCCCACAGGTTTTCGGCCTCGGTGAACTGCACCGTCCAGAGGGCGATCAGCGTCAGCGAGAGCTGGAACGCCGCGGCGATGACCCAGCCCGCGAGCCCGCTGGCCGCAAACAGCAGGAGCGCCGCGGGGTGGGGCGCCGGGAGGCCGAAGGCGATCCAGATCAGCACGAAGACCGGCAGCGACCGGGCGAGCCGGAAGAGCGACCGGCCCAGGAAGTCGCCCAGCACCCGCACCGGCAGTGCGACGGGCTTGATCAGCTCCAGCCCCACGTCGCCCATGCGGAACTTCTCGCTGACTTCCCAGGTGGGAATGAAGATCAGTTCGCCGAGGAAGCGCGAGGCGATGATGTACTGCATCTGGCGCTCCAGGGCCGCCGGGTCATCCCGCAGCAGCGCCGTCCAGATCCCGGCGAACAGGACGAACCAGATGAGGCTGGAGGCCAGGCCCAGCCAGCCCTCCACCTTGTAGGCCGCCTGCTGGCGGAACCCCTGCGCCACGAAGGCCGCGAACACGCCCATCGAACTCGTTTCCCCCCTCATGAAGCCACCACCACGTACGTTAGCCCCGTCCCCGTTGAGAAGGAGTCTCTGTTTTCACTGTGGAAAGTTTTATGCATGCTGAGACGGAGGTTCACGCCATGAAAGCAGAGGTAGTCAACGCCTTTCTATCCGCTGCACGACACAGCCTGACCAAGGAACTGCAGTCCGAGGTCAAGAGGGTGGGCCTGTACGTGGACCCGACTGAGCATGTGACGGACGAGGTGGTGGTCTATCTTTCGTTCGTCGGGCAGGTACGCGGTTCCCTGCTGCTGGGCCTCGACCTTGCAGCTGCGCGGGCCATCGCCACCGCGATGGTCGACGAGCCCCTCGACGAGCTGACCGAGATGGGCCTCTCGGCCCTGGCGGAGCTGGGCAACCTGGTGGCCGGCGGCGCCTGCACCGAGCTGGAGCGAATCGGCCTCGCCGCCGACATCACCCCGCCGACGATCATGATCGGTTTCCGCTCCCGCATCTCCACCCTCGGCGTGAGCCGGGTCGTCATGCCGCTGGCCACGCGGCACGGCAAGCTGAACCTGCACCTCTCCCTTGATATCGCCGCCTAGCGCGGAACGCCGAAGGAGGGCCCAGAGCGATGACCCTGGTGCGCGACGCCATGATCCAGGTGCCTGCCCTGTCCGCCACCGATCCGATCTTCCTCGCCCTGAGGGCGATGCGGGAGCAGAAGGTCCCGTTCGTGCCCGTCGTGCGCAGCGACGGGAGCCTGTACGGCCTGGTGACGGAGGGCGATCTGATCCGCCTGATCTACCGGGCGACCCGAGAGCAGAGCGACACCGTTCCGCGCTGGATCCGGGGCGCGGGGCGCGATCTCCTGCAGTTCCAGTCACTCCGGGAGGTTGTCACCCGACAGCTGGACACCGTTGCTCCCGACCTCAGTCTGGAGGAGGCCGCGGAGCTGATGTTCAGCCACAACCGGAAAGTCCTGCCCGTCGTGGTCGACGGCAAGCCGGTGGGCTACCTCACGCGGACGGCGATCATCGACCACCTGATCGGATAATCCATTCCCCCTCTCGCCCGGCGAGGGGGGGTTCGTTCACTAGTTCCAAAGGACCACGACCTTTGTAAACTTACTATACGATAGATAGGCAACCGAGAGCCTTGCCGCACGTTGCGCAGGTCATATACCATCAAGGTGAAGAGGATAGTTCCCGATTTCACAAGCAGACTTGTTACAACTTTCACAAAGGTGGTGAGCGAATGTCCAGACCATGTTGTCAGGGCATCACGCCAGACGACCCGCGGTTCGCCGAACTGGATGCGTTTATCCGGGACGGTCACGCTGCGCCGCGGTTCCTCATCGCTGTGCTTCACCGCGCACAGGAGCTCTTCGGGTACCTGCCCGAGGAGGTTCAGAGCCATATCGCGAAGGCCCTGCACGTGCCCCCCAGTGAGGTCTATGGTGTGGTGACGTTCTACAACTACTTCACCCTGAAGCCTGTGGGCAAGTTTCCCATCAACGTCTGCATGGGGACAGCCTGCTACGTTCAGGGAGCAGGCCGCGTTCTGGCCCAGTTTGAACAGGAGCTGGGCATCAAGCCGGGCGAGATGACCCCCGACGGGCTCTTCTCCCTGGAGGTCTGCCGCTGCATCGGGGCGTGCGGGCTGGCTCCCGTGGCCACCATCGCTGGAGAGGTGTACGGGAAGTTAACGGAGGCGACAGCCAAGAAGCTGATCGCCGAGTTCCGTGCACAGGCCGCCGCCGAACCAGGACAGGCCGAAGCCGTCGGTGTTGCTACGGGAGGTGAGCCCGCATGACGATCACCCACGCCCCCGCTCGGATCAACTCCTTGGCCGACCTCGAGGCCGTGAGGTCTGCCGGCGCCTACCGAACGGCACTGCGCCACGCCGAGTCGCTCAGCCTCGCCGAAGCTCCGGAGGTGCACATCCTCGTCTGCGGCGGCACAGGTTGCCAGGCCAACAAGTCGGTGAAGACCCGGCTGGCTCTGGAGAGCTACGTCAACGAGAAGAACCTCGGGGAACGGGTTAAGGTGGTACAGGTCGGTTGCTTCGGTTTCTGCCGGGTAGGTCCCGTGGTCGTGGTCCATCCCGGTCAGACCTTCTACTGCGAGGTGCACCCCGAGGACGTGCCGGCGATCATCGACGAGCACGTGCTGGGCGGCAAGCCCGTCCAGCGGCTCCTGTACGCGCCGAACCCCCGCGAGAAGAACCGGATCGCGCAGATGCTGGAGCAGCCCTTCTACAAGGGCCAGCACCGCTGCGCGCTGAAGAACTGCGGTTTCATCGACCCCGAGAACATCGAGGAGGCCATCGCAGCCGATCGCTACTTCGCGCTGGCCCGTGCCCTGCTGGAGATGACCCCCGCGCAGGTCATCGATGAGGTCAAGCGGTCGGGGCTGCGGGGCCGGGGCGGCGGCGGCTTCCCCACCGGCCGCAAGTGGGAGCTGGCCGCGGCCGTGCAGGGCGAAGAGAAGTACGTCCTCTGCAACGCCGACGAAGGAGACCCCGGGGCCTTCATGGACCGGTCCATCCTCGAGGGCGATCCGCACGCCATCATCGAGGCGATGGCCATCGCAGGCTATGCGGTGGGCGCAAACCAGGGCTATGTCTACGTGCGGGCCGAGTACCCCGTCGCCGTGCACCGCCTGCAGCTGGCCATCAACCAGGCCCGGGAACGCGGCCTGCTGGGCGAGCACATCCTCGGCACGGACTTCAGCTTCGACGTCGACATCCGCCTCGGCGCAGGCGCCTTCGTCTGCGGCGAGGAGACCGCGCTCATCGCCTCGATCGAGGGCGAGCGCGGCATGCCGCGGCCCCGTCCGCCCTTCCCGGCGCAGAAGGGGCTCTGGGGCAAGCCCACGCTCAACAACAACGTGGAAACCTACGCCAACGTGCCGGAGATCATCCTGCACGGGGCCGAGGCCTTTGCCGCCCTCGGCACACCGAACTCGCCCGGCACCAAGGTCTTTGCGGTGGCCGGCAACGTGATGAACACCGGCCTGGTCGAGGTTCCGATGGGCACGCCGCTGCGCAACATCATCTACGAGATGGGCGGGGGCATCCCCAAGGGCCGGCAGTTCAAGGCGGCTCAGACGGGCGGTCCTTCCGGCGGCTGCATCCCGGCAAACCTGCTAGACACGCCCATGGACTTCGACTCGCTCACGGCCATCGGCTCCATGATGGGTTCGGGCGGCCTCATCGTCATGGACGATCTCACCTGCATGGTGGACGTCGCCCGGTTCTACCTGCAGTTCACCCAGGACGAGTCCTGCGGCAAGTGCCCGCCCTGCCGCATCGGTACGAAGCGGATGCTGGAGATCCTCGACCGCATCGTGGAAGGGCAGGGCACCATGGAGGATCTCGCCGAGCTGGAGCGGCTGGCCGCCGGCATCAAGGCGACCTCGCTCTGCGGCCTCGGGCAGACGGCACCGAACCCGGTGCTCTCCACCCTGCACTTCTTCCGTGAGGAGTACGAGGCCCACGTCCGCGACAAGCACTGCCCGGCCGGTCGCTGCAAGGCGCTCACCGAGTTCCGCATCGATCCGGACATCTGCAAGGGGTGCGGCCTCTGCGCCCGGAACTGCCCGGTGAACGCCATTCACGGCGAGGTTCGCCATCCGTACACGATCGATACCAGCGTCTGCATCAAGTGCGGCAACTGTGTGACCGTCTGTAAGTTCAACGCCGTCGCACACTAAGGGGGTGCTGCGTGTGATCAACCTGACGATCGACAGGCGCCCCGTCTCCGTGGAGCCCGGCACCACCATTCTCGAGGCGGCGCGTCAGAACGGCATCCGAATCCCCACCCTCTGCTACCTGAAGGAGATCAACCAGATCGGCGCGTGCCGCATGTGCCTCGTCGAGGTCGAGGGCGCCCGCGGCCTGCAGACCGCTTGCACGGTGCCCTGCACGGAGGGCATGGTGGTTACCACCAACAGCCGGAAGGTGCGGGAGGCTCGCAAGCTGGTGCTGGAGCTCCTGCTCTCCGACCACAACATCGAGTGCCCGACCTGCCTGCGCGCCTCCAACTGCGAGCTGCAGCAGCTGAGCCAAGAACTGGGCGTCGGCCAGGTTACCCTGCACGGCGAGCGCCACCATGCGCGCATCGACGACGCCTCCGGCGCCATCACCGTCGACGGGTCCAAGTGCGTGCTCTGCCAGCGGTGCATAGCCGTCTGCCGCTCGGTGCAGGGGGTCTCGGCCATCTCGCTCACCCAGCGCGGCTTCAACGCCACGGTCAACCCGTTCTTTGAGGTCTCCCTGAACGATGCGGCCTGCGCGCTCTGCGGCCAGTGCACCGTGGTCTGCCCCACCGGCGCGCTGACCGAGCACGACGACACGGAGGCCGTCTGGCAGGCCCTGCTGGATCCGGAGATTCACGTGGTCGTCCAAACCGCCCCCGCCATCCGGGTCTCCATCGGTGAGCCCTTCGGGCTGCCTTCCGGCGCCATCTCCACCGGCCAGATGGTGGCGGGCCTCCGCCGGCTCGGCTTCGACCAGGTCTTCGACACCGTGTTCGCCGCCGACCTGACCATCATGGAAGAGGCCACCGAGCTGGTCCAGCGGCTGCAGCGAGGCGGCCCCCTGCCGCTCGTCACCTCGTGCTCTCCGGGCTGGGTGAAGTACGCCGAGCATTTCTTCCCCGATATGCTGGAGAACCTCTCCTCCTGCAAGTCGCCGCAGCAGATGTTCGGCGCCGTGGCCAAGACCTACTACGCCGAGAAGGCGGGCGTCGACCCGGCCAAGATGGTCGTGGTCTCGATCATGCCGTGCACCGCCAAGAAGTACGAGGCGAACCGCCCCGAGATGAACGCCTCGGGCTACAAGGACGTGGACTACGTCCTTACCACCCGCGAGCTGGCGCGCATGTTCCGCCAGGCCGGCATCGACCTGCCCTCGCTGCCCGAAGAGGAGTTTGACAACCCGCTGGGCATCGGCACAGGCGCCGGCACCATCTTCGGCACGACCGGCGGCGTGATGGAGGCCGCCCTGCGCACCGCCGCGGCCTGGCTCGAGCCCGACAGCCCGTCGCCGAAGATCGAGTTCACCGAGGTGCGCGGCGTGCCGTTCCAGGTGCGGGAGGCGACCGTCTCGGTCAACGGCATCAGCCTCAACGTCGCGGTGGCCAACGGCCTGGCTGCGGCCGGCTGGGTGATGGAGCAGGTCAGCTCCGGTGCGAAGAACTACCACTTCGTCGAGATCATGGGCTGCCCCGGCGGCTGCATCGGCGGCGGCGGTCAGCCGATCCCGGCGAAGGGGCCTGCCGCCCTGGAGGAGGTCAGGCGGGCGCGCATCGAGTCGCTCTACACCATCGACGAGCGCATGACGATCCGCCGCTCCCACGAGAACCCTGCCGTCCAGCAGCTCTACGCCGAGTACCTGGGCAAGCCGGGCAGCGAGCGGGCCCACCACCTCCTGCACACCCACTACCACGCCCGGGTGCCTGCGGGCATTCTCCGCAGGTAGTCCGAAGCAGCGCTCATGACAGCAGCCCTCCCTGCCGGCGGCAGGGAGGGCACTCCATTCTCAAGCGTGGGGCGATGCAAGGCGTTTGCACTGCCTCGCACCCGTTCACGCCACGCGGGCGTTTCCGCCCGAAAGGGTGCGCCAGTAGACGGCGTAGGTCACAGCGTAGAACAGTGCGTAGAGCCCCAGGTAGCCCAGGGCGACCGTCCACCCGTAATGCAGCACCGGCCGCTGCACGAGCGTCCCCAGCGCCTTCATCGCGAAGGTGGAGTGCACCAGCCCGACGAGGAAGGGTGCGAAGAAGATGACCTGGGTCTGGCGCAGGGACACCCGGCGCAGCTCCGCCAGGCTCACACCCAGGTGCTGCAGGCGCCGGAAGTAACGCCGGTCCTCGTCGATCTCCGTGAACAGCCGGAAGTAGAGCACGCTGCAGCCGGTGACGAAGAAAACCAGCGATACGAACACGCCCACGAACAGGGTGAGGCCCCAGGCCGAGATGGTGTCCTGGTACTCCGGAATGGTGGACGAGAAGTGACGCCCCACCTCGGCGGCGTCTGCAAACCGCAGCGCGAGGGCGTCTGCCGCCGCGGCGGCCTCCCGGGTGCGCCAGGCGTCCACATCCCAGATCGTCACCCGGAGTCGCTGCTCCGGCGCACTCCCGGCCACCACCTGCTCGAACAACGGGTCCGGAAGCACCAGGGAGGTCCGCGCCTCTCCTGTTGCGTTCACCGGCAGGCCGCTCCAGTCGGGAAGGGCGGAGAGCCAGTAGGTCCGGCCGCCCACGGTCAGCTCCCTCGGCACTGGAACCTGGTCCTGCCACCCGGGGTCGAAGTTCGTGTACGGGTAGATCACCAGCGCGCCGTCCGAGCCGTCGGGAAGCGGCCGCACCAGCTCCGAGGCCCGGCGCACGCCGGCGTAGAGCGAGTGGGGAACCAGCAGGACGTGCGTCGCATCGTCCAGCTCCCCGCTCACCGTCACCAGGTCATGGCGCACCCAGCCTGCCACGCCTTGCCTCCGCAGCTCGGCCTCCACCACGTCTGCCATCGAGGCGCCCGCCGCCGGCTCGACCAGCTGAAAGGCGTGCGGGTTGCGGGTCAGCACTTCGTGTGCGAAGACCACCAAGACCGTGTAGATGGTGCTCACCGCGGTGAGGATGACGGCGATGGTGATGGCTGTGTTGGCCAGCACCCGGGCGTTCTCCTGGAGCTTGAAGCGCAGGTGGCTGACGGTGAGCAGCGGCGTGGTGCGGTAGTAGAACCCCTTCCGGCGCCGCAGCCAGCCCAGCAGGGCGATGCTGCTCTCCTGCATCAGAAACACGGTGCCCAGCGAGACCATGACCGTGACGGGGAACACCCCGAGGATGATCGCAGTCGGCCAGGGGGCGCTGGCCCAGGCGTAGCCGACGACCACGAGCATGAGTCCCAGCAGGGCCTTCCACCACCGGAAAGTCGGTTCGGACTTCGGTTTGCGCTCGGCCCGGATCAGCTCGATGACGGTACTGCGGAGGATGTCCACCAGCGAGTAGAGCGAGACGAAGAGAAAGAAGGCGCCGAAGACGCCCAGCGTCTGCAGCCAGACCGCAGGGCCCGCGTAGACGGGCAGCATCTCCGGCAGCCGCAGCAGCACGCTGATCGCCATGAAGAACAGCCTGAGGAAGAGCACGCCGAAGCTGAGGCCGATGGCCAGGGCGGCGGCTCCGATGAAGAGGCTCTCCCAGAACACCACCGCCATCAGCTGACCGCGCGTCACGCCCATCAGGCTCCAAAGGCCGAACTCCTTCTTCCGGGAGCGGGTGAACGCTGCGTTGGAGGTCATCAGGAAGATGAAGGTGATGCCGGCGATGACGACCGAGGCGGAGCGGATGCCCTCGGTGACGCCCTGCGCACCGGGGTATCCCCCTTGCAGGTCGGGGTGCAGGGCCAGCGCCGTGTAGATGAAGTAGATCATCACCGCGAAGGCGGCGCTGACCAGGTAGGCCACGTACCGGCCCCGGTTCCGCCAGACGTTCCTAGCCGCGATTTGCCAGAGGCTCACCCCGGCCACCCCCCATCAGCGACAGGACGTCGAGGATCTGCTGGAAGAAGGCCTCCCGGCTGTTCCCTCTGCGGATCTCGGTGTACAGCTGCCCGTCCCGGATGAACTGGATGCGCCGGCAGTAGCTGGCGGCGAAGGCGTCGTGGGTCACCATGACGATGGTCACCCCGGCCATGTTGTTCAGCATCACCAGGGTCTCCATCAGGTCCCTGGCCGACCGGGAGTCCAGGTTCCCCGTGGGCTCGTCGGCCAGGATCACCGCTGGCTGGTGGATGATGGCCCGGGCCGCCGCCGCCCGCTGCTGCTGGCCGCCGGAGACCTCGTAGGGGTATTTCTCGAGGATGTCGGCGATGCCCAGTTGCCCCGCCAACACCTGAAGCCTCTCCTTGATGATGCGCACGGGCACCCGGTCCAGCACCAGCGGCAGGGCGATGTTCTCCCCGATGGTCAGGCTGTCCAGCAGGTTGTAGTCCTGGAACACGAAGCCCAGCCGCCGCCGGCGGAAGAGGGCGA
This region of Symbiobacterium terraclitae genomic DNA includes:
- a CDS encoding CBS domain-containing protein: MTLVRDAMIQVPALSATDPIFLALRAMREQKVPFVPVVRSDGSLYGLVTEGDLIRLIYRATREQSDTVPRWIRGAGRDLLQFQSLREVVTRQLDTVAPDLSLEEAAELMFSHNRKVLPVVVDGKPVGYLTRTAIIDHLIG
- the glp gene encoding gephyrin-like molybdotransferase Glp, whose product is MTALLRLEEARALLLEHAPPRRVERLALADALGLVLAEDMRAPEPLPPFPRSGMDGYAVRSQDTLGATREVPVTLPLVGVIPAGHPLEDELAPGTTVAIMTGGALPKGADAVIRLEEVRVTDEGVRIFRPVPPMENVAPIGEDVQEGQVVLTAGQLIRPQEINLLAALGIERVPVYARPRVGILSTGDELVGVGEVPGHGQIRNSNGPGMAALVRAAGGEPVMLGIARDVTDVIARALGQSHGCDLLITTGGVSVGQFDVVKEALAVLGAEQLFWRVSIKPGTPVCAGLLDGRLVIGLSGNPAAAITDFDLLVRPLLDHLLGRKRLGLREAEGILDQPVLKKVALTRFLRARAYNGPDGEIHLDTGMAQRAGVLSTMCAANAYAVIPGHCGPLPAGARVKVLLQDDADVYIPRPPSCTMRY
- the mobB gene encoding molybdopterin-guanine dinucleotide biosynthesis protein B; the encoded protein is MAMPPVLSVVGCGKCGKTTLVERLVAELTRRGWSVGTLKHDVHGFQMDHEGKDTWRHRQAGARAVCIIGPGQIGLVRSVDADRFSAADAIALLGPVDIVITEGFKRERFAKIEIFSSARNEGRLLCGDDPSLLAVAGDLPVETDRPRFDWNDIPAIADFVEQRLLRR
- a CDS encoding LysM peptidoglycan-binding domain-containing protein produces the protein MYVTTVAPGESLAQVARRTGVTVEALAGANGLGTDGRVTPGLALVVPSNQYVVQAGDTLFSIARLSGLTVAELRRANPGLPQVLYPGRRLRIPDPPRRAAEVIGYLPLTDPGVTADDVAPWRGGLTWVALFSHLIDGEGNLPPIDDAAAITAARAAGAQPLLSIANMEPGGAFSPEFARRIITVPEVRERTIASVVRLLNEKGYAGVDADIENIDADLRQGYVDFLRELKQRIGDRLLNVAVPPKYDEQTFAYARGHDYAGIGRVADRVYIMNYEFSWVGGPPGPIAPLPQYRRVLLYAASLIDRAKLLAGISTTAYDWELPDTPENRARPLSHDAAVALAIERGVPIRYSEPQASPWFRYTDGSVEREVWFEDARSLLAKFAVIRELGLRGYGIWHLGARNSGLITLSRMLFTVSGG
- a CDS encoding ABC transporter permease, which translates into the protein MDLRHNLSCYCRMALAQARARMQYRANFVAHIISMVLTYGGQFVALYWLTQRFNTVGGWRLEEIVLLYALAILAWGVSVSFFWSLVGFEEQVRMGTYDRALLRPINPLLTVLGSQSPINGMGQFVFSIAAFIFAVRVAGVRLTAVKLAYLLLTALGGGLILGAALIATATLAFWTTRTYTFYWNLVFPARQLINYPISIYHRAMQVVLTVLVPFAFINFFPAHVLLDRVAQLPVPALAWATPAVGLASIAAAYGFWQLGTRNYTSTGS
- a CDS encoding twin-arginine translocase TatA/TatE family subunit, giving the protein MLQRIGPMEIALIVIVLLLIFGPSKLPQLGKSIGDTIREFRSSMKSARGDEPESEEPKDPESDKKG
- a CDS encoding complex I 24 kDa subunit family protein, yielding MSRPCCQGITPDDPRFAELDAFIRDGHAAPRFLIAVLHRAQELFGYLPEEVQSHIAKALHVPPSEVYGVVTFYNYFTLKPVGKFPINVCMGTACYVQGAGRVLAQFEQELGIKPGEMTPDGLFSLEVCRCIGACGLAPVATIAGEVYGKLTEATAKKLIAEFRAQAAAEPGQAEAVGVATGGEPA
- a CDS encoding chemotaxis protein CheX, whose translation is MKAEVVNAFLSAARHSLTKELQSEVKRVGLYVDPTEHVTDEVVVYLSFVGQVRGSLLLGLDLAAARAIATAMVDEPLDELTEMGLSALAELGNLVAGGACTELERIGLAADITPPTIMIGFRSRISTLGVSRVVMPLATRHGKLNLHLSLDIAA
- a CDS encoding ABC transporter permease, whose protein sequence is MGVFAAFVAQGFRQQAAYKVEGWLGLASSLIWFVLFAGIWTALLRDDPAALERQMQYIIASRFLGELIFIPTWEVSEKFRMGDVGLELIKPVALPVRVLGDFLGRSLFRLARSLPVFVLIWIAFGLPAPHPAALLLFAASGLAGWVIAAAFQLSLTLIALWTVQFTEAENLWELMSSLFSGEFIPLYYLPAWAGALASYLPFAGTFFVPSAILAGTLSGAELLRALGLQLAWALAAVAVLWAMWTAGQRRLTMQGG